In Montipora foliosa isolate CH-2021 chromosome 9, ASM3666993v2, whole genome shotgun sequence, the DNA window aataaataggTTCGATGAATTATATTCGAGTTAGATTCGACGTTTGCCCTAGGCCTTAGTAATAGAAATGGGccccacaaaaacaaaaaaaacccttaccGCGTAGGCGTTCTTGTGTCGTTAAAAACGACAAGAAACCAGTGCAAACAACTAGCTTTGAAATACTTCCACGCTTTTTTATGACAAGTATAATAAGTATAATATAAGTCTCGGATCCACACTATTGCGTCACCGTTTTCACAATGCTTCGCTTTCGTCGGTATTTTTAGTGTGGACTCATAAGCGCAGCAAACAGATATGCTTGTTCAAATCAGTGTAATGTCACCCCAGGATCTgttttcctttctgttttgaaGTAAACGAAAGGGTGGTGATAGAGATTTCAAGCAAAGCTGACGAGAATATAAGTCAGTATATTTTCCTGATGTCGCATTTCGGGCTCCACCATGCATTTAGCACTCTTGGAGCGTAGAAGTCGCTTCATTGCGTGGCAAAGAAAGTTTATCGTGAATCCAAACATATTATGTTCACGCAATTCTAAACAATTTCATCGTCGCTTTTTTGCTGCCATTGTTATGCACGACTTTTAGCGCTTGCTACGCAGTCTATGCACAGTCacagtactttttttttcacatgcaGGGATATTCATGATGTCAGTATGGTTAAAGACATATCCGAGCCAATAATATTTGCGTATCTTGTTCACCCGTAAAGTAGGGTGGCTGTTGGAGTCATTAACATGTTCATTTTGAAAAATCagtaaacaaaatggcttcgagATACGGAGACAGCGGAAGTACCGACGACTTTCTTGGGTCAAGCTGATTACTCTTTTGGGTGCTTTTGCCGCAAAATAGAGTTAAAATGTTTCAGATTAGGATTTCTGCCATCTATATAACTAAGagaacattacatgaccgctCCTGGTTACGAATCTGATATGATATCTCtgtcagcactcgaagataaaattcttaTCCCCGCAAGGTCATGTAATATCTTAAAATGCATGCGAGCTTTTGAAATAACGCTATCTGGTATCAACGTGTTGAACGATGACTTCTTTAACAGGAAGTTTCAAGTCATTTTTGTAGTTACCGTAAGTTTGGTAATTAAGTTGGGTGGGTAACATTCTTAAACTGTGGTGTGGATTTCGCATaaaaagcaaggtgaacacACCATGACACCAACCTGGCGTGGCCAACcctcacgcatgcgcacaaccatttgaCCCGGCTAATTAACGGCCATGGATAGCTTTATTGGCCTTGTTAGCCCTCATCAGTATGACATAGCAAACCTACCAGGCGGATGTCTCAGGCACgtctttaagtggcagctcctCATAGCAAATGTGGTATGCTaggttgggaacagcacagccGTTATCCCACGGCAACCGTGTTGGTGTGGATTTAacaggaaaaaatgagatccaaaatgccaaaaaaattgtGCAACTGAACATTCGAACCAGGAGTATGGGGCCTTTAAAAATGTCAAATCCTGGTGGTCTCTTAAGAATTATACTCATTTTTATATGCAAGGTTTCAACAGTAGTgtctggtttaattttttcGGTGTTTAAGATTACTGGTCGCTTCTTTGAGGTGGTCGGAAAGTAAAGGTCGACTATTGAAATACCAAGAAGTTAACACGTGAGTAAAGTAACACAGGGCTGCATCAAACTAAATTTATTTTAGGGTGCAAAAACTTAGAAGGTGTTACATCTTCATGCCTGCATGCATGAAATTCTCAGGTGAATAATATTGTCTACAAATAGACCTGATTTCTAACGCGGCTAACCAGGTCTTCCAGACTGGAACTACAGGCAAATTTTCTCCCTGATCAACCTCGTACCCAGGGTCTCTGTTCTTCcctttccttctctctcttcCGCTTCAggggaagggaagaagagagccCATGTGTAAGAGGAAGTGACGGAAAACATATACATATGATTTTTAACACTGCTAACCAGGTCTTCCATACTAGGACTAAATGTAAATCCTCTCACTAATCTAGTAAGACGAAGTGATAAAAAAATCGCCAAGTAAAGCTCAAAAGATGTCAGCTTCCAGAATAGTTTATCTGGTTCCGCAACGGTCCAGCTCACGCGACAGCTGACACAACACACACATTCCGCACCATGTAACTTTGCAATAATCATCGCACAGGTTACCCTAAAAACAAGAGGAAACACAAAAGTCATTTCTTAAGCACAAGGCCGGAACGAGCCTAGCGAGCAACGTTTTTAAGGTTATTAGATATGCTTGGCTGGTTGGAGTGGGGAGAAGATTAGCAGAGCACTGCGAAAGCTTCGCCGTCAGTTAATGCGAGGTAAGTCGATCACGACAAAAAGGTAGACTTTTTACAGTGATActacgataaaaaaaaaacacttcccttttttttcttcagattttgaaagtgtgtttgcttaacaccagactggcaaaattttgagctttgttttttttttcatcaaaaggCTTTTACTTTTAGTGTAAGTTTGgaatttcatggtccgccattactcacgttcaactgacctcagagggttggatctaaggaaaagtgacgtcattcactaACCAGCTTAAAATTTCGAACGGGCTTTAGGATTTGCCAagagaacaatagaacgaacaaaggtaagaatggatttagcacagaaaacaacaTAGGAtttcatatgacgtcacggcggccatgttggtgttccaaaacaaagaaatggcggccatgatggtgtaccaaactaatccccagggaattgaactctatttttatgcaaatattttcctttgtttcagtaatccaatatggctgctggtcacgagagtgaaaacgctctatagtgttcaacaagagttACGACCCTACCCAAAATCTCAGCGTGTAAATTAAATGCAGCTTATgatatatgcaaaacaagagTCTGAAAACCTCCGTGCTGCAAATTAATTGAGCCGTGTACACCACACGCgctgcatttttaaactagtgagtctttgacgtcattttcttctcgatccagctctctcaagattttaaagttggtaatggtggaccattaaataggacaaatccagtgaaaataaacaggtgtcttttttaaattaaggctTAGAACTTAAGTCACTTAATGTTTAGTtaacgtagttttgaaatccaaagaaaaagaagaattgaccTTTtggtcatagtggcactttaagttcACAGACGCGTGGTTATTGCTTTACAAATCTTTTTTGGAGTTTTTTTTATCGGCAAGGGTAAAGCTTTCTCAGGCAGTCGGTGGGATATACTAAGTTAACCTAGTTTATccaaatggtagaaatgctgctgAGGGGAAGAGAGATGTTTAAAGTTATGCTTGAAGTAATTTAACAATAGTTCGAGCGcggaattgaagggagattttaatcGATCTTGAGCAGGGACGGTATAAAACGTGAACTCCCAAACTGGACCCCCAACTGAACCTTCCTTCTGGATCccactcgagagaagaaagaaaacaatagacggttttcacagtgacgttaTCAAATTCTAAACTCAAGATCGCAagttcttctgaatttttaccaaaaggaggttgaagatgacctagaaataattcttttttttaaagtttccagttccgtgacgtatttcgtttcgaaaatacagcattttgaatttccgaatcgTCACCTTGTGTGACACAATCGGATACAAGGCTATTTGGTTGGGAAAAAATGTCTATCcttatgaatctcagcagtttgaacCTTCCAAGTAcgttaggagatgtgttcatacataATTCTTTTATCTCATAAGCGAAAAGcaagcgctttcatcgcaaaatgaCCTCCAGATGTTTCGTTGATAACTGGCCGCCACATTGGTGTCCATACAAATCTCTTTAAAGTTGTGtaaaacgcttcgacaaataactcaaaaaAGATGTAACGCACAGACCTGAGATTCAGAATTGAagaggtggttaaaagatttgtttcctacaacattccaagttcttggccttttttcattcgaatttttttttttttttttttgttgcgtgacagtgaaactaTCTGCAGTTTGACATGAAAACACAGCAGGCTCAAATCTTCTGTGTAAAAGACCATACCGCgtatcttaattcctccattcgcgcataaccacaattccttgcgcctttgaccccaatcccttgcgtttcgaagaaaaatgtgggtgaagggctggcgcagtggtgagagcagtcgcctcccaccaatgtggactgggttcgattcccagactcggcgtcatatgtgggttgagtttgttggttctctactctgcaccgagaggttttctccgggtactccggtttcccctctcctcaaaaccaacatttgacttgatttgtgttaattgttaatttcaatttaaagtgtcccctattagtgcaTCAGcgatagaacgactagacacttaaagtagtactacgaccaaaaaaacaattcttttttttctttggatttcaaaactatgttaactaaacactaactgacccaagttttaagttctgattttaaagagtcacctgtttattttaactggaattttcttatttattggtccgccattactaactttaaaatcttgagagagctgggtcgaggagaaaatgacgtcaaagactcactagtttaagaatgcaatgcgtgtttacgcggccgaattaatatgcagcacgggagtttcgggctttcagacttttaaacccgtgttttgcatatgtaataaattgcgtttacacgctgaaattttaagctagtgagtgaatgacgtcattttctctagatccaaccctctgaggtccaatcggccagttttgaacgtgagtaatggcggaccgtgaaattcaaaacttacattcaatataaacagcctttggataaaactaaaagctcaaaattttgccagttaggtgttaagcaaacacgctttcaaaatctgaacaaaaaatggaattgattttttgatcatagtaccactttaaataaagttcctttcctttctcccgattagagagctaccttgttcgttcgcttcaggctcactcactgcggcagcgaCAAGGATTATCAGACACACTGCCAACTAACCAATTTAATTTTTCCTAGCTTGACCGACAAAAGAGTTAGTTACCTCTTGGTAAAACATGAAGTAGTTTTACCTGAATGTTTTGCTGTATTCTAAGTTTCACTCGCAGCCCTATCAATGCTCCTGGGCAGCAGTAAGCAAACATGCAACCTTCACCCATTCTCCCAGAGACCTGAACCAACAAACACGTTGGACAGAAAGCTCCCATGCAgcctgcaaacaacaaagggATAAGAAAGGAACAGCACGAAAACGTTGTAAACCATTGGATGGCTTAGATCAAAACTTCATTGGGAAGCGAGCTCGCCCAATCTCGTAGCTTTAACTTTGACTGTGCTCACTTCGAGCGAAAATTGAATATCAGAGGAAACATCTCCGAGTTTATCCAATCGCGATCCTCTTTCCTCGCTGGATAATTTGTGGCTTTCATATCATTATTGATGCATcgcgttgtgattggtttatatATACGTGACCTAAATCCTGCTCACTAGCTGAGTGGTTAGATCCTGTATTACTGATTCATCCAATATGAATTAGTCAACGTTGCTCAGAATAGGCCGAGTTGGATATATCGATATTTAGGCATGACTACGTGGCTTTATGGTCATACatacctacatacatacatacactacatacatacatacatacatacatacatacatacctaattgaccgctccccataggggcttttcagggccaatgaaacacaatcaacgaaacgacagaacacaacaacaactgttaagaatcccaactggccggaggcaaaccagttggctatttacaagtgcagctgggaagttgaaccagggactaccaggaacaaattcaacgagtggccagagcgggtcttgaacccgggatctccggatctcaaggcaagcgccctaaccactgggccacactgcctcacaaagtcatatattttaatatattaaaattcagtcctgaataaagggcatcatctcgaggctctgtgAAATAAACTCCTATAAAACCTTGTATTTATTCCTCAGAACCTGgggatgatgccttttgtttaggactgaattttaatatatcgaaattggtctattttcacgggtcagttctgttttctttgtctcacaagtctcaagggagacttctaaacaaaataatattcgaATTTAACCATAAGgtctcgtagccatgtgtgaatattgatatatcgaacatGGTTCATTGCTCCCTAATTCAGCTGAAAGTTATAAGCAATGCTCTTATTGCTTTCTGCAAATCAATGCAGTATTCTGAGAGGGACTGACGACAAATATTCGATTTTGGAGTTTAATTTCTCTATGGAAATTCAACAGGTCAGTTTTGTATTCTCACGGTCGAACTGGAACGAGCATAAAATAGAGGAAAATGCGAGGAAAAACTTTTCCTAACGTGCTCGATCCAA includes these proteins:
- the LOC137970148 gene encoding placenta-specific gene 8 protein-like, with protein sequence MQADPNAGYPPPMAGYPPPVATQPGFTSTHTTVVVNQPALMREWSSGLCACFDDCGSCCMGAFCPTCLLVQVSGRMGEGCMFAYCCPGALIGLRVKLRIQQNIQGNLCDDYCKVTWCGMCVLCQLSRELDRCGTR